The following proteins come from a genomic window of Rissa tridactyla isolate bRisTri1 chromosome 13, bRisTri1.patW.cur.20221130, whole genome shotgun sequence:
- the LOC128916951 gene encoding LOW QUALITY PROTEIN: disintegrin and metalloproteinase domain-containing protein 21-like (The sequence of the model RefSeq protein was modified relative to this genomic sequence to represent the inferred CDS: deleted 1 base in 1 codon): MFVFEVGLEKLLPRRPLRSSPKSSSPPASQPTPQLSLRCFAPLQLDIRLAGGFPLVPPAWEAVTLGPSWTQPRCTLTGRGVLLLALGLSFLLWGVLLPCADCSPQHSHGYTAYEIVVPRKLGPRAGKASQKVVSYIISIQGLNYTIHLRQKDFIIKKFPILTRDSQGEIVVEQPRVPTDCYYHGYVEGVPDSAVSLTTCSGLRGLLQIGNSSYSIEPLAGSTMAEHLLLLREEVVPGTVMYKMPKKGKQFPGPGTATGQFQPRRHTRYLELLVVVDKEGFDAFGRSITNVTLEVTEIINLVDGLFHSFHLHVVVTALEVWAEKNPISVTANITEVLHNFNLWRKQQSLTHDVGCLFASMVFDDGKRASHVDGKSNFASACDRQRASAVVSFAKEPYMDTAVHVARALGYVLGMEHNDRDCRCGNTSKCIMSPNGTVNYQFSNCSKKHYFDFIASGQGSCLNNIPESVMTLALQRCGNGVLEAGEECDCGSEVQCKLDLCCDDTCHKKKGAICTSGGCCKNCKPLPEGYVCRESAGPCDLPEYCNGISEHCPVDVAKQDGTVCAEDGYCYSGKCQSRTLQCMSIFGKEAKPAPLTCFQEVNTKGDRFGNCRGDGLDVSFQKCKVEDVLCGRVQCVNVRRLPKLEDHTTIIQTLVGDTWCWGTDYHLGVDVLDVGAIKDGTQCGEKKICVNRTCVPEEKYLTSRCSAKRTCRGKGVCNTRGNCHCDNGWAPPYCEFTGFGGSVDSGPALVTTKGLFSFIIEIIVIMVLAGLATGHVRKLRVTQGLNRLVRCFRARDQAPEEDAKDQTEEDSSKPAEGKNPPE, encoded by the exons ATGTTTGTGTTTGAAGTGGGGCTGGAGAAACTGTTGCCCCGCAGGCCCCTCCGTTCCAGCCCCAAGAGCAGCTCC CCCCCGGCTTCCCAGCCCACGCCACAGCTTTCCCTGCGCTGCTTTGCTCCGTTGCAGTTGGACATCAGGCTGGCTGGTG GTTTTCCTCTTGTTCCTCCAGCCTGGGAGGCAGTGACCCTGGGTCCAAGCTGGACACAGCCAAGGTGCACCCTGACGGGCCGTGGGGTTCTCCTCCTCGCCCTGGGACTCTCTTTCCTGCTGTGGGGAGTCCTGCTGCCTTGCGcagactgcagcccccagcactctCATGGCTACACAGCCTATGAGATAGTTGTTCCAAGGAAACTTGGCCCCAGGGCAGGGAAAGCCAGCCAGAAGGTAGTGTCCTACATCATCAGCATTCAGGGGCTGAATTACACGATTCACCTCAGGCAGAAAgacttcataataaaaaaattccctATACTTACTCGTGACTCCCAAGGAGAAATCGTGGTCGAACAGCCCCGTGTGCCAACAGATTGCTATTACCACGGCTACGTGGAAGGCGTCCCAGACTCCGCGGTGTCTCTGACTACCTGCTCTGGGCTCAGAGGACTGCTGCAGATTGGAAACTCAAGCTACAGCATCGAGCCCCTGGCGGGTTCCACCATGGCTGAGCATCTTCTGTTgctgagggaggaggtggttcctggAACAGTGATGTACAAAATGCCCAAGAAAGGCAAACAATTTCCAGGTCCTGGTACAGCGACAGGACAGTTCCAGCCCCGGAGGCACACACGGTATTTGGAGCTCCTCGTCGTGGTGGACAAAGAAGGTTTTGATGCCTTTGGCAGAAGTATAACTAATGTGACACTGGAAGTTACTGAAATAATCAATCTGGTGGATGGACTGTTTCATTCTTTCCACCTTCATGTTGTGGTAACTGCACTAGAGGTCTGGGCGGAGAAGAACCCTATCAGTGTTACTGCAAACATAACCGAGGTCCTTCATAATTTCAATCTTTGGCGGAAGCAGCAAAGCCTTACGCATGATGTCGGGTGTCTGTTTGCCTCGATGGTCTTTGATGATGGTAAGAGAGCATCGCACGTGGATGGCAAATCCAACTTCGCCAGTGCCTGTGATAGACAACGCGCCTCTGCTGTTGTATCGTTTGCAAAAGAGCCTTACATGGACACGGCTGTCCACGTCGCTCGTGCGTTAGGGTATGTCCTTGGTATGGAGCACAATGACAGAGACTGCAGATGTGGAAACACATCGAAATGCATCATGAGCCCAAATGGCACAGTCAACTATCAGTTCAGCAACTGCAGCAAAAAGCACTATTTTGATTTTATAGCTTCAGGGCAAGGATCCTGCCTTAATAACATCCCAGAATCGGTCATGACACTTGCACTGCAGCGCTGCGGGAATGGCGTCCTGGAGGCTGGGGAAGAGTGCGACTGCGGCTCAGAAGTACAGTGTAAGTTGGACCTTTGTTGTGACGATACCTGTCACAAAAAAAAGGGAGCTATTTGCACTTCTGGTGGCTGCTGTAAGAACTGCAAGCCCCTTCCAGAAGGATACGTGTGTAGGGAGAGTGCTGGTCCATGTGACTTGCCGGAGTATTGCAACGGGATATCTGAGCATTGCCCGGTGGATGTGGCCAAGCAAGATGGGACTGTGTGCGCTGAGGATGGGTACTGTTATTCAGGCAAATGCCAATCTCGCACATTACAGTGTATGAGTATCTTTGGCAAGGAAGCAAAGCCTGCTCCGCTAACGTGTTTCCAGGAGGTGAACACGAAAGGGGATCGGTTTGGCAATTGCAGGGGAGATGGGCTAGATGTCAGCTTTCAGAAATGTAAGGTAGAAGATGTCCTGTGTGGGAGGGTGCAGTGTGTGAATGTTAGACGTCTACCTAAGCTGGAAGATCACACAACCATCATTCAAACCCTGGTGGGCGATACCTGGTGCTGGGGCACAGACTACCATTTGGGTGTGGATGTTCTGGATGTTGGCGCCATTAAGGATGGCACGCAGTGTGGGGAGAAGAAGATCTGCGTTAATCGCACGTGTGTACCCGAGGAGAAGTACTTGACATCCCGCTGCTCTGCCAAGAGAACGTGCAGAGGAAAAGGTGTCTGCAACACTAGAGGAAACTGCCACTGTGACAACGGCTGGGCACCCCCCTACTGCGAATTTACTGGCTTTGGAGGAAGCGTTGACAGTGGGCCTGCCTTGGTCACTACAAAGGGGCTTTTTAGCTTCATCATTGAGATTATTGTAATAATGGTGCTCGCAGGACTTGCCACTGGGCACGTGAGAAAGCTCAGAGTAACCCAAGGATTGAACAGACTCGTCAGATGCTTTCGGGCTAGAGACCAGGCTCCTGAGGAGGATGCGAAGGACCAGACAGAAGAAGACAGCTCAAAACCAGCTGAGGGTAAAAACCCGCCCGAGTAG
- the LOC128917140 gene encoding LOW QUALITY PROTEIN: disintegrin and metalloproteinase domain-containing protein 20-like (The sequence of the model RefSeq protein was modified relative to this genomic sequence to represent the inferred CDS: inserted 1 base in 1 codon; substituted 1 base at 1 genomic stop codon): MAAPRCPGLAGPSLRCLTAILKALAMRWLQAHHGGWGKALFLRPGVWAALVASLLLRAGSHHLPPGYAVHEIVRPRNLALGVGKATGGEVSXRVEGENCIIHLTQKRGLLVTNLPVISXSLRGTRVVEQPHVPEECYYLGYVEGSSGSLVTLSSTCPGLEIGNLSYGIKPVPGSLIFQHLLYQQEETQNKPLMRRLMDEMIQNQPGGTGAKTSLGKHDFSQRLKHTKYVEIFVSVNHYLFSFQRSNKISVLLLVTDTINLSKTYSYPLKIHISLIRLEIWMHSNFIRYSQDIEVVFKNFNKWGNRDLSQRMEYDIAHLFTYTDFGLTVWLAYVGSVCHPGYQSSVVSRIRRDFISFAIIFTHELGHNLGMEHVCGEATKCFMMGDSLDGTKPFSNCSRQRYSELIGRGDGNCLCNIPEPHRLLHFKYCGNKVIDEGEQCDRGGWQDCQSHREKRDSCR; encoded by the exons ATGGCCGCCCCACGGTGCCCCG GGTTGGCAGGACCCTCCCTGAGGTGTCTTACTGCCATTTTGAAGGCGTTGGCAATGAGATGGCTCCAGGCACATCATGGCGGCTGGGGGAAAGCCCTTTTCCTTAGGCCGGGGGTCTGGGCAGCGCTGGTGGCATCTCTCCTCCTCAGGGCAGGCAGCCATCACCTGCCGCCGGGCTATGCTGTCCATGAGATAGTCCGGCCGAGGAACCTGGCCCTCGGGGTGGGAAAAGCCACAGGGGGAGAAGTGT TCAGGGTGGAAGGAGAGAACTGCATCATCCACCTCACGCAGAAGAGAGGACTTCTTGTGACAAACCTGCCAGTCATCTCATAGAGCCTCAGGGGGACAAGGGTGGTGGAGCAGCCCCACGTCCCTGAGGAGTGCTACTACCTGGGCTACGTGGAGGGCAGCTCTGGCTCCCTCGTCACGCTGAGCAGCACCTGCCCGGGTCTGGAGATCGGGAACCTGAGCTATGGCATCAAACCTGTGCCTGGGTCCCTCATCTTCCAGCACCTTCTCTATCAGCAAGAGGAGACCCAGAACAAGCCCTTGATGCGCAGATTGATGGATGAGATGATCCAAAACCAACCAGGTGGGACAGGAGCTAAAACATCCTTAGGAAAGCATGACTTCTCTCAGAGACTGAAGCACACCAAGTACGTTGAGATATTTGTTTCGGTGAACCACtatctgttttccttccaaaggAGCAACAAGATCTCCGTGCTGCTTCTGGTTACAGACACAATCAATTTATCCAAAACATACTCTTATCCTCTGAAGATTCACATCTCCCTGATCAGGCTGGAGATCTGGATGCACAGCAACTTCATCAGGTACAGCCAGGATAtagaagttgtttttaaaaattttaacaaGTGGGGAAATAGGGATCTTTCTCAGAGGATGGAATACGACATTGCACATTTATTTACTTACACGGACTTTGGACTAACTGTTTGGCTGGCATATGTAGGTAGCGTCTGCCACCCTGGTTATCAGTCGAGCGTTGTCTCACGCATACGGAGAGATTTCATAagctttgcaattatttttaccCATGAGCTGGGTCACAACCTGGGAATGGAGCACGTGTGCGGAGAAGCCACCAAGTGCTTCATGATGGGGGACTCACTCGATGGCACCAAGCCTTTCAGCAACTGCAGCCGCCAGAGATACTCCGAGCTGATCGGCAGAGGGGATGGTAACTGCTTGTGCAACATCCCAGAGCCCCACAGACTCCTCCATTTTAAATACTGTGGCAACAAGGTGATTGATGAGGGAGAGCAGTGTGACCGGGGGGGGTGGCAGGACTGCCAAAGCCACAGAGAGAAGCGAGACTCCTGCAGATGA